In one Rugosibacter aromaticivorans genomic region, the following are encoded:
- a CDS encoding aldehyde dehydrogenase family protein → MALKKLNFWIGGEFRAAQSNATFVDHTPVDDSPYAEVARAAVEDVQLAAEAAHAAFASYRDTTPGQRETWLGKAADLLEQRKDAFADVLIDEIGSPLLKAHFEIKYAIAHLRTAAGIPRRITGQTLPSDVPGRFSMSVREPLGVFACITPFNVPLIKAMKQCTGPLATGNTVVLLASEEAPALAILVAELFRDAGFPAGSFNVLTGFGHEIGDDLVTHPRVKGVNFTGSTRVGRHLSALCGKHMKRALLELGGKNPLIILKDADLDAAVHAAVFGMFLFQGQACMASSRILVEAPIYDEFLSRYKAAAAGVGYGDLRSPKTMLGPIISQRQRDRIRHHIDDAVAHGATLETGGKWVGNRCLPTILTGVDSRMVCYQEETFGPVTAVYKVGSADAALALANDNCYGLSAAVFTQNLDEAMRISQGIHAGMVHVNAPTLHDEPHVPFGGVGDSGMGREGAQTDIDHCTEWKWITIQAPGASHGH, encoded by the coding sequence ATGGCACTCAAAAAGCTTAATTTCTGGATTGGTGGTGAATTTCGCGCAGCCCAGTCCAACGCCACCTTTGTTGATCACACGCCGGTGGATGATAGTCCTTACGCTGAAGTGGCAAGGGCGGCTGTGGAAGATGTGCAATTGGCTGCAGAAGCGGCTCACGCTGCGTTTGCCAGTTATCGCGACACCACACCGGGACAGCGTGAAACCTGGCTTGGCAAAGCGGCCGATTTGCTCGAACAGCGCAAGGATGCGTTTGCCGATGTGCTGATTGATGAGATTGGTTCGCCGCTGTTGAAAGCGCATTTCGAAATCAAATACGCCATTGCGCATTTGCGGACTGCGGCCGGTATTCCCCGCCGTATCACTGGGCAAACGCTTCCCTCCGATGTACCGGGCCGTTTTAGCATGAGCGTGCGCGAGCCTTTGGGGGTGTTTGCTTGCATCACCCCATTCAATGTGCCACTGATCAAGGCGATGAAGCAGTGCACGGGGCCGCTCGCAACGGGTAATACCGTTGTTTTGCTGGCATCGGAAGAAGCGCCAGCGCTGGCTATCCTGGTTGCCGAATTATTCCGCGATGCGGGGTTTCCGGCCGGATCATTCAATGTGCTAACCGGTTTTGGGCATGAAATTGGCGATGATCTGGTGACGCATCCACGCGTCAAGGGTGTGAACTTCACAGGCTCAACCCGCGTCGGCCGGCATTTGTCAGCATTGTGTGGCAAACACATGAAGCGTGCCTTGCTTGAACTGGGTGGTAAAAATCCGCTCATCATTCTCAAGGATGCTGATCTGGATGCGGCCGTTCATGCGGCCGTGTTTGGCATGTTTCTGTTTCAAGGCCAGGCGTGCATGGCTTCCAGCCGTATTTTGGTGGAAGCGCCTATTTATGATGAGTTTCTCAGTCGCTATAAAGCGGCGGCTGCCGGGGTGGGTTATGGCGATTTGCGCAGCCCAAAAACCATGCTCGGGCCGATCATTTCGCAACGCCAGCGTGATCGCATTCGCCATCACATTGACGATGCCGTAGCCCATGGCGCCACGCTTGAAACAGGGGGCAAGTGGGTGGGCAATCGCTGTTTGCCCACCATACTCACCGGCGTTGATTCGCGCATGGTGTGCTACCAGGAAGAAACCTTTGGCCCGGTCACCGCCGTGTATAAAGTCGGCTCTGCTGATGCGGCGTTAGCGCTTGCCAACGACAACTGTTACGGCTTGTCGGCCGCTGTCTTTACACAAAATCTTGATGAAGCCATGCGCATTTCACAGGGCATTCATGCCGGTATGGTGCACGTTAACGCCCCCACGCTGCATGACGAACCCCACGTGCCGTTTGGTGGTGTGGGGGACTCCGGCATGGGCCGTGAAGGGGCGCAAACCGATATTGATCACTGCACCGAATGGAAGTGGATAACGATACAAGCGCCAGGAGCGAGTCATGGCCACTGA
- a CDS encoding thiamine pyrophosphate-dependent enzyme, translating to MAHSYASEQIAELEGKQGDTLYGDGALVVLKALLESGISYIGGYPGSPVANVMDAAADAYETVLKKYGIFFETSSNEMAAAALLTTSVYGPVRGAVTWKVLGNGVGQDVVDHVSQIGVKEGAMIVVGEDYGGSSTSVLQRTLSWGVKSGIIVIDSRGDSQVLHRMVKEGMDISRDSQSVVALLVRPQLSHCNARVTVGDNVVAKINTNNKAIDFKRNPATFPFPPNSYSQESARFESRLPTAARLVVERKLNEYFGHAEAKVGIITHGTTFNTTMRLLSLLGLADEFGDLDPRLQLLQLNVIHPLNDDQIAGFMEGKHHVLIVEEGQPDLLEMQIRMLLQKRGINVKFFGHDIIPKYGELLPDRLAQPLAKFIAEAMPEINPSPVTMLTGVLSRKSEAVSMFPAPVPPRIPTFCTGCPERPIFAQMKIEEYRTGVKEWHGGDVGCYGMAAYAPFGMADSNMGMGGGLAAAAGISALSTQQNVSVVGDGTLWHSAFNTSAANAIYNRQDAIYIVADNKWTAMTGAHENPNVGKLMTGEAIGSDMSIENTFRGMGVRDVERVNPYDFKAFKEIMDRYRRDSKIPKVRVLISEAECQLQKQRRVKPEREAAIKAGKRVEIDRLGVDAEVCVGDHACMRFNGCPSLTLKEGPNSLRTAPVAAIDTTCVGCGVCGEITTAAQLCPSFFKVTKIENASWLEKIKASVSRLMIGSSAARVPVTSKEAA from the coding sequence ATGGCACATTCTTACGCATCGGAGCAGATTGCCGAACTAGAGGGAAAGCAAGGCGACACGCTGTATGGCGATGGCGCATTGGTCGTACTCAAGGCTTTGCTCGAGTCCGGCATTAGCTACATCGGTGGTTACCCCGGCTCACCCGTTGCCAACGTGATGGATGCGGCAGCCGATGCTTATGAGACCGTGCTTAAAAAATATGGCATATTTTTTGAGACATCAAGTAACGAGATGGCGGCAGCTGCGCTGCTGACGACATCTGTTTATGGTCCGGTACGTGGCGCCGTGACGTGGAAGGTGCTGGGCAACGGTGTCGGTCAAGATGTGGTAGATCACGTCTCGCAAATAGGGGTAAAAGAAGGCGCGATGATTGTTGTTGGCGAAGATTACGGTGGTTCGAGTACTTCGGTTCTGCAGCGTACTTTGTCCTGGGGTGTGAAATCCGGCATCATCGTGATTGATTCACGGGGCGACTCGCAAGTGTTGCATCGCATGGTTAAAGAAGGCATGGATATATCGCGTGATAGCCAATCGGTTGTTGCCTTGCTGGTGCGCCCGCAGCTTTCACATTGCAATGCCCGCGTGACGGTTGGCGACAATGTCGTGGCCAAGATCAATACCAACAACAAAGCGATTGACTTCAAGCGCAACCCGGCGACATTTCCTTTTCCGCCAAACTCTTATTCGCAAGAGTCTGCACGGTTTGAGAGCCGTTTGCCTACGGCAGCACGACTGGTTGTTGAACGAAAACTGAATGAATACTTTGGTCATGCGGAGGCCAAGGTCGGCATCATTACGCATGGCACGACGTTCAATACCACCATGCGTTTACTGAGTCTTCTCGGCTTGGCAGACGAGTTTGGTGATCTTGATCCCAGGCTGCAGCTCCTCCAGCTGAATGTCATACATCCGCTGAATGATGACCAAATTGCCGGCTTTATGGAAGGCAAACACCATGTCCTGATTGTTGAGGAAGGTCAGCCTGATCTTCTGGAAATGCAAATTCGCATGCTGCTGCAAAAACGAGGCATCAATGTCAAGTTTTTCGGTCACGACATTATTCCAAAATATGGTGAGTTGTTGCCAGATCGTCTGGCCCAACCCTTGGCAAAATTTATTGCGGAAGCTATGCCCGAAATAAATCCTAGCCCTGTCACCATGCTAACGGGTGTTCTCTCGCGCAAGAGTGAAGCCGTTAGTATGTTCCCAGCGCCTGTGCCGCCGCGGATTCCCACCTTCTGCACGGGGTGTCCTGAGCGCCCGATTTTCGCGCAGATGAAAATTGAAGAATACAGAACGGGTGTGAAAGAATGGCATGGTGGTGATGTGGGTTGCTACGGCATGGCCGCCTACGCACCCTTTGGCATGGCCGATTCCAACATGGGTATGGGCGGAGGTCTTGCCGCTGCCGCTGGTATTTCGGCTTTATCTACTCAACAGAACGTTTCCGTTGTGGGCGATGGCACATTGTGGCACAGCGCATTTAATACGTCTGCCGCGAATGCCATCTATAACCGGCAAGATGCGATTTATATCGTGGCCGATAACAAATGGACGGCGATGACCGGCGCACATGAAAATCCTAACGTCGGCAAGTTGATGACTGGTGAAGCCATTGGTTCGGACATGAGTATTGAAAACACGTTCCGTGGCATGGGTGTCAGAGATGTTGAACGCGTTAATCCCTATGATTTCAAGGCATTCAAAGAGATCATGGATCGTTATCGTCGCGATTCAAAAATACCCAAAGTCCGCGTATTGATTTCTGAAGCCGAATGCCAGCTGCAAAAGCAACGGCGGGTCAAACCGGAACGCGAAGCGGCAATCAAGGCGGGCAAGCGGGTGGAAATTGATCGACTGGGTGTGGATGCGGAAGTTTGCGTGGGAGATCATGCCTGCATGCGCTTTAACGGCTGTCCTTCACTCACGCTCAAAGAAGGCCCGAACAGTTTGCGTACTGCGCCGGTTGCGGCGATTGACACCACCTGTGTTGGCTGTGGCGTGTGCGGCGAGATCACCACGGCGGCGCAACTGTGTCCCTCGTTTTTCAAAGTCACCAAAATCGAAAACGCCAGCTGGCTGGAAAAGATCAAGGCAAGTGTTTCTCGCTTGATGATCGGCAGTTCCGCTGCGCGTGTCCCCGTAACCAGCAAGGAAGCCGCCTAA
- a CDS encoding non-oxidative hydroxyarylic acid decarboxylases subunit D has product MKVICPRCESPGVTQMHAGMEDGKVLWRVWHCKDCAYTWRDSEPAESVDPKMRPAWAQMKGVDFDSLRQVIPPARKPT; this is encoded by the coding sequence ATGAAAGTGATTTGTCCGCGATGCGAGTCACCCGGGGTGACGCAAATGCATGCCGGTATGGAAGATGGAAAAGTCCTGTGGCGTGTCTGGCACTGCAAGGATTGCGCCTACACATGGCGGGATAGCGAACCTGCTGAATCGGTGGACCCCAAAATGCGGCCCGCCTGGGCGCAAATGAAGGGCGTTGATTTTGATAGTCTGCGGCAGGTGATTCCACCCGCGCGCAAACCAACTTGA
- a CDS encoding enoyl-CoA hydratase/isomerase family protein, with the protein MSKEQTVAVSRRGAVMELCITRPHVRNALDATCIRALSAGLAEAARDVSVRAVTLTGEGPVFCAGGDLKSIFKSHSPQEVLHFLDIEMRPLIHAILTLDKPVLVVLNGPAAGAGISLVMAADLVLACEEAAFVPAFGKIGAMPDSGALYFLAHRLGMTRAKEIVLLNKTLTAQEATDIGLYNWTVPASELTGEAHKIADQLAAGPTMAHGLAKKALRDALRMPFDAFMDIEALSMAFLITTEDQKEGLAAFAEKRPPVFKGR; encoded by the coding sequence ATGAGTAAAGAGCAAACGGTCGCTGTTTCCCGTCGCGGCGCTGTGATGGAGCTTTGTATCACGCGCCCCCACGTGCGCAACGCGCTGGATGCAACTTGCATTCGCGCGTTGTCCGCGGGCCTTGCTGAGGCTGCGCGTGATGTGTCCGTACGTGCTGTGACGCTCACCGGGGAAGGCCCGGTTTTTTGTGCCGGGGGTGATCTGAAATCCATTTTCAAATCCCACTCGCCGCAAGAGGTACTGCATTTTTTAGACATCGAAATGCGCCCGCTTATTCACGCAATCTTGACACTTGATAAGCCGGTGTTAGTCGTGCTGAATGGTCCTGCCGCAGGCGCGGGGATCAGCCTCGTCATGGCGGCTGATTTGGTTTTGGCTTGTGAAGAAGCGGCGTTTGTACCCGCCTTTGGCAAGATCGGAGCGATGCCGGATTCTGGCGCGCTCTATTTTCTTGCGCATCGCCTAGGCATGACGCGCGCCAAGGAAATTGTGCTGTTAAATAAAACTTTGACCGCGCAAGAAGCCACAGATATAGGCTTGTATAACTGGACGGTGCCGGCCAGTGAGCTCACTGGCGAAGCGCATAAAATTGCAGATCAATTAGCTGCAGGGCCAACGATGGCGCATGGTCTGGCGAAAAAAGCCCTGCGTGACGCCTTACGTATGCCGTTTGATGCTTTCATGGATATCGAAGCGCTGTCGATGGCGTTTTTGATTACGACGGAAGATCAAAAAGAAGGCCTGGCGGCTTTTGCTGAAAAGCGCCCGCCCGTGTTTAAAGGGCGCTGA
- a CDS encoding enoyl-CoA hydratase/isomerase family protein: MSKKYQRLILERKGAILTIKLSSPEKRNAVDAFMHEELPQALREAALDRTIGAIVLTGDPVGRAFCAGGDLEWIKVLSDGSGDDYSKVMREGVEVLRALVDAPQPIISMINGAAMGLGATLGLFADVSFMDEAAKIADSHVSIGVAAGDGGAVIWPLLIGPNRAKEYLMTGDPLTGAQAAAIGLVNYAVPAADLEARTYAFAERLANGPRLGIEMTKRSVNLYLRMILNQVIDASLGLEGLTFRTANHEEAVRAFKAKEKPNFKNP, from the coding sequence ATGAGCAAAAAGTACCAGCGGTTGATTCTTGAACGAAAAGGCGCAATTTTAACCATCAAGCTGAGTTCGCCTGAAAAACGCAATGCCGTCGATGCCTTCATGCACGAAGAATTGCCCCAGGCCTTGCGTGAAGCTGCGCTGGATCGCACCATTGGTGCCATTGTGCTAACGGGAGACCCTGTCGGCCGCGCGTTTTGTGCCGGGGGAGATCTCGAGTGGATCAAGGTTCTGAGCGATGGCTCCGGGGATGACTACAGCAAAGTGATGCGCGAAGGCGTTGAGGTTTTGCGCGCACTGGTTGATGCGCCGCAGCCGATTATTTCCATGATCAATGGTGCTGCCATGGGCTTGGGGGCGACGCTTGGCTTGTTTGCCGATGTGAGTTTCATGGATGAAGCCGCGAAAATAGCGGATTCACACGTCTCTATTGGCGTGGCGGCAGGCGATGGCGGCGCGGTGATCTGGCCTTTGCTGATTGGTCCGAACCGTGCGAAAGAATATTTAATGACGGGCGACCCCTTGACTGGCGCGCAAGCTGCCGCAATCGGTTTGGTTAACTACGCCGTGCCCGCTGCTGATCTGGAAGCGCGCACGTATGCTTTTGCTGAACGCTTGGCCAACGGCCCGCGTCTAGGCATTGAAATGACCAAGCGCTCGGTCAATCTATATTTGCGCATGATTTTGAATCAGGTAATTGATGCTTCGTTAGGCTTGGAAGGGTTAACCTTCCGTACGGCTAACCATGAAGAAGCCGTGCGCGCTTTCAAAGCCAAAGAAAAACCCAACTTCAAAAACCCTTGA
- a CDS encoding c-type cytochrome: protein MMNARLMVESVFGKRSLVRAALVCGIVGAGYTATTVFAADAAVPTPAISPATLAQGAAIYEHYCTVCHERGLGTPGTQALGFLYGKEKAALADRDNLTPDYVRFLVRNGRGLMPAFRMTEVSEEELKALAAYLSAGPHPAAQTK from the coding sequence ATGATGAATGCGCGCTTAATGGTTGAATCTGTTTTTGGAAAACGTTCTTTAGTCCGCGCGGCATTAGTATGCGGAATAGTCGGCGCTGGCTATACGGCGACTACCGTGTTTGCAGCTGATGCAGCAGTGCCTACGCCTGCTATAAGCCCCGCCACGCTGGCGCAAGGCGCCGCCATTTATGAGCATTACTGCACCGTATGCCACGAACGCGGGCTGGGCACGCCTGGCACTCAAGCTTTGGGCTTTTTGTATGGCAAAGAAAAAGCAGCGCTCGCCGACCGCGATAATTTAACGCCTGATTACGTCCGTTTTTTAGTGCGTAATGGGCGTGGATTAATGCCCGCGTTTCGGATGACGGAAGTCAGTGAAGAAGAATTAAAAGCGCTCGCGGCATACTTGTCAGCAGGCCCGCATCCTGCAGCGCAGACAAAATAA
- a CDS encoding non-oxidative hydroxyarylic acid decarboxylases subunit C yields MATEKTVSLSAEAGAIAARVGSLRDFLTFLGEHEQCVRWPDPVMPEPDIRNISVAAGNNVATGPAVIFDQIRGYPGKRVAVNVHGSFGNLALLLGLPKTTPVRDLFFEIIRRWGSDKPLLERVPPEQAPVNENRIDKNINLYDLLPLYRINANDGGFYIAKACVVSRDPLEPDNFGKQNVGIYRIQVMGPDTFTLLSIPAHDMGRQMLMAEQHGKPLKVSVMIGNHPAMPMFAATPVGYDESEFAYASQMMGAALRLTTAVNGTDILADTEMVIEGELQLNQREVEGPFGEFPGSYSGVRKVPLFRVTGVSHRNNPIFENIYIGKGWTEHDTLIGLNTSAPIYAQLKKDFPEVAAVNALYQHGLTGIISVRNRFSGFAKSVAMRALGTPHGTMYLKNLILVDENVDPFDLNQVMWALSTRTRANDIIVIPNMPMVPIDPAAEVPGKGHRLIIDATSFMAPDNLGADPHLVDRPMGPAIDALMQRLNELQKGHA; encoded by the coding sequence ATGGCCACTGAGAAAACAGTATCGCTATCTGCCGAGGCCGGCGCGATCGCGGCGCGCGTGGGTTCATTGCGTGACTTCCTGACGTTTCTTGGCGAGCACGAGCAATGCGTGCGTTGGCCTGATCCGGTGATGCCAGAGCCGGATATCCGCAACATTTCTGTCGCCGCAGGGAACAACGTAGCGACCGGGCCAGCTGTCATATTTGACCAGATCAGGGGTTACCCGGGTAAGCGCGTGGCGGTCAATGTGCATGGCAGTTTTGGCAATCTGGCGTTATTGCTCGGCTTGCCTAAAACAACCCCGGTGCGTGATTTGTTTTTTGAGATTATTCGTCGCTGGGGTTCAGATAAACCCTTGCTGGAACGGGTGCCACCTGAGCAAGCGCCCGTGAATGAAAATCGCATCGATAAAAATATCAATCTTTACGATCTTCTGCCACTGTATCGCATCAATGCCAATGATGGCGGCTTTTATATTGCCAAAGCCTGCGTAGTGAGCCGCGATCCGCTCGAGCCGGACAATTTTGGCAAGCAGAATGTCGGCATTTATCGTATTCAGGTCATGGGGCCGGATACCTTCACGTTGCTGTCGATTCCGGCGCATGACATGGGCCGTCAAATGCTGATGGCTGAACAACATGGCAAGCCACTCAAGGTCTCGGTCATGATCGGTAATCACCCGGCCATGCCGATGTTTGCGGCAACCCCGGTGGGTTACGATGAATCCGAATTTGCCTATGCATCGCAAATGATGGGCGCGGCTTTGCGCTTAACGACAGCGGTTAATGGCACCGATATTCTGGCGGATACTGAAATGGTGATTGAGGGGGAGCTGCAACTCAATCAGCGTGAAGTGGAAGGCCCCTTTGGCGAATTCCCGGGCAGTTACAGCGGCGTGCGTAAAGTTCCCCTGTTCCGCGTCACGGGGGTGAGCCATCGCAACAATCCCATTTTCGAGAATATCTATATCGGCAAGGGCTGGACAGAACACGACACGCTCATAGGCCTGAATACCTCGGCACCCATTTATGCGCAGCTGAAAAAAGACTTTCCCGAGGTGGCGGCCGTCAATGCGCTCTATCAACACGGCTTGACGGGCATCATTTCTGTGCGCAATCGTTTCTCCGGCTTTGCCAAGTCGGTAGCGATGCGTGCCCTGGGTACCCCTCACGGCACGATGTATCTGAAAAATCTGATTCTGGTTGATGAAAATGTTGATCCGTTTGATCTCAATCAGGTGATGTGGGCGCTATCCACCCGCACCCGTGCGAACGACATTATTGTGATTCCCAATATGCCGATGGTGCCGATTGACCCGGCAGCCGAAGTGCCAGGCAAGGGGCATCGGTTGATTATCGATGCAACCAGCTTCATGGCGCCGGATAACCTGGGCGCTGATCCGCACCTCGTGGATCGTCCGATGGGCCCCGCCATTGATGCCTTGATGCAGCGCTTGAATGAACTTCAGAAAGGACACGCCTGA
- a CDS encoding FAD-binding oxidoreductase, translating into MTISALEAKLKKSGVKVEALTDTKILRGTAGISNLPKKVIRPKTVKEVQAIQKAAHAEGVALWVAPNSSGNGLLAPEVASEPVLVDLSNMRAVIAIDPDSATALVEPGVSHADLSAALKAKGHDFWVDSGRNDAESILGAIWDRSFGYTAYSDNLMMQCGLEVITAEGTQVRTGMGAFPKGDCWQLFKLGFGPYVDGSFTQSGLGIPTKVGLWISPAPPAYRPFAFRINDEATMTAVVEIVRDLRINMIVPNTIVVIDGESERTLLGGTPAAWNIYGALYGLPKNVDLLWGMLNGIAGKLGGARLEDLTGAKEGPAAARAGLMKGRPIAEWAKYEKSVGSRYLRLVFAMPIEGAQALKFAKRTQEVARAAGCGVVVEQGTSWRALLGEVLLSYEEGQAQRALDCGNALIREWATQGIGVVRADPAFRKAAMATYSDAGFNKLQALLTSAIGSTDTLRRVA; encoded by the coding sequence ATGACAATAAGCGCATTGGAAGCAAAACTCAAAAAAAGCGGTGTAAAAGTTGAAGCACTGACTGACACGAAAATCTTGCGCGGCACCGCAGGCATCTCGAATCTGCCTAAAAAAGTGATACGCCCCAAGACGGTGAAAGAAGTTCAGGCGATTCAAAAGGCGGCTCATGCCGAGGGCGTTGCTTTATGGGTTGCGCCCAATTCCAGCGGTAATGGTTTGCTCGCGCCCGAGGTGGCAAGTGAGCCTGTGCTAGTTGATTTATCGAATATGCGCGCGGTTATCGCAATTGATCCCGATTCTGCGACGGCATTGGTTGAACCAGGCGTTAGCCATGCTGATTTGAGTGCCGCCTTGAAAGCAAAAGGTCATGATTTTTGGGTAGATAGCGGGCGTAACGACGCCGAATCAATTTTGGGGGCTATTTGGGATCGTTCGTTTGGCTATACCGCGTATAGCGATAATCTGATGATGCAGTGCGGTTTGGAAGTGATTACCGCCGAGGGAACCCAAGTGCGTACTGGCATGGGCGCCTTTCCTAAAGGGGATTGCTGGCAGTTGTTCAAGCTAGGTTTTGGCCCCTACGTTGATGGCAGCTTCACACAATCTGGCCTGGGCATTCCCACCAAAGTGGGTTTGTGGATTTCCCCCGCGCCGCCAGCGTATCGTCCTTTTGCATTCCGCATCAATGACGAAGCTACCATGACGGCTGTGGTCGAGATCGTGCGCGATCTGCGTATCAATATGATAGTGCCGAACACCATCGTGGTGATTGATGGCGAGAGCGAGCGTACCTTGCTGGGCGGCACACCTGCGGCGTGGAATATCTACGGTGCACTCTACGGTTTGCCGAAAAACGTCGATCTGTTGTGGGGCATGTTAAATGGTATTGCTGGCAAGCTAGGTGGTGCACGCCTGGAAGATTTAACTGGCGCCAAAGAAGGCCCGGCTGCCGCGCGTGCCGGGTTGATGAAGGGGCGTCCGATAGCAGAGTGGGCAAAGTATGAGAAGTCTGTCGGCTCCCGCTATCTGCGTTTAGTGTTTGCTATGCCGATCGAAGGCGCGCAAGCGCTCAAGTTTGCAAAACGAACACAAGAAGTTGCCAGGGCAGCAGGATGTGGTGTGGTAGTAGAGCAGGGTACTTCATGGCGAGCACTGTTAGGCGAGGTATTGCTGTCATACGAAGAAGGTCAGGCGCAGCGCGCGTTGGATTGCGGCAATGCGTTGATTCGCGAATGGGCAACCCAAGGTATCGGTGTCGTGAGGGCGGATCCCGCGTTCCGTAAAGCAGCAATGGCAACGTATAGCGATGCAGGGTTTAATAAGCTGCAAGCTTTGCTCACCAGCGCGATTGGCTCAACAGATACTCTCCGGCGCGTAGCGTGA
- a CDS encoding UbiX family flavin prenyltransferase — protein sequence MSFPPQRLVIAVSGASGSLLGLRLLQLLHRVAGWETHLVLSSAAVLTAKLELNETRETFEALATQVHSNKDIGASIASGSFRTAGMVVIPCSMNTLSSIANGASSNLITRAADVTLKERRKLVLVTREAPLNLIHLRNMTLATEAGAIIMPPVPSFYLGPCSLDDAVTQVVGRVLDQFNIDVPGIKRWQGSAQE from the coding sequence GTGAGCTTTCCCCCGCAAAGGCTAGTCATCGCTGTTAGCGGGGCGTCTGGTTCGCTGCTTGGGCTGCGCTTGCTGCAGTTGTTGCATCGAGTGGCCGGATGGGAGACGCACCTTGTGCTGTCTTCCGCCGCGGTGCTCACTGCGAAATTGGAGTTGAACGAAACGCGCGAAACTTTTGAGGCGTTAGCAACCCAGGTCCATAGCAATAAGGATATTGGTGCGTCAATTGCCAGCGGCTCGTTTCGCACAGCAGGTATGGTGGTTATTCCGTGTTCCATGAACACGCTGTCGAGCATTGCGAATGGCGCCAGCAGCAATTTGATTACCCGTGCGGCGGATGTCACGTTAAAGGAAAGACGTAAATTGGTGCTGGTGACGCGCGAGGCGCCGCTGAATTTGATTCATCTGCGCAATATGACGTTGGCAACGGAAGCCGGGGCAATCATCATGCCACCAGTGCCCTCGTTCTATCTTGGGCCGTGCTCGCTGGATGACGCGGTAACCCAGGTGGTTGGGCGGGTACTGGATCAGTTCAACATTGATGTGCCGGGCATCAAGCGATGGCAAGGCTCGGCGCAGGAATGA